The segment TTGAAAAGAAACAAGCGTTCCCGAACCACGGTTATCATGAGTTTTCTGTTTATTTTTTATGGATTACTGTTTTATACAAAATCCATAGAAGCCTATAACAATCCGGCGATGCAGGTTTTTGCGGGGATTTTTGTTACCGGTGGTTTTTTATTCACTTTTGGGCAATTCATTCCAAGTTGGGACAGTTCTTATTATCAATTGATGATGAGCCAAAACATTCAGTACCGCGAATACATCAGTTCAAAATGGTGGCTGATGGTTATAGGCACGGCGATTTCGACAATAATTGCTTCTTTTTATTGGGTATTTTTTGGATGGGAAATTTATTTGCTAATTGTCGTTGGAGCGATATATAATATTGGTGTTAACTCTCATTTGGTAATGCTTGGAGGTGCTTTTGTTAAAACTCCAATTGATTTGACTATGGCAAATAAAGCTTTTGGTGACAAACAGGCTTTTAATTTCAAAACGGTAATAATGTTAATACCAAAACTATTGGTACCAATGCTTTTGTATTCACTTGGATATTATCTTTTTTCTCCAAATATTGGATATCTCTTTGTGGCTTTAGCTGGAGTTTTTGGATTTGCCTTTAGAAATATGGTTTTTACCAAGATTGAAAAAGTATATAAAACCGAAAAATACGAAACCATAGCAGCTTACAAACAGAAGAATTAAAAACAAAAGAGTCTAATACACTCATAAACCTCATAAATTTTTTAAAATGATACAAGTAAATAATTTAACCAAAAGATACAATCTGGGAACTATGGTTTTAAACATGCCAGACCTTGAAATTCCAAAAGGACAAAGCTTTGGATTGGTTGGAAATAACGGTGCGGGGAAAACTACTTTTTTCAGTTTGTTGTTGGATTTAATTCAGCCAAGTTCCGGACATATAATAAACAACGAAGTGCAAGTCGACAAAAGTGAAGCATGGAAGCCTTTTACTTCGGCATTTATTGATGAAAGCTTTTTGATAGGTTATTTAACTGCCGAAGAATATTTTTATTTCATTGGCGATTTGCGCGGACAAAATAAGGCCGATGTTGATGACTTACTAAAAAAGCATGAAGAATTTTTCAACGGTGAAATTCTAAACAGCAAAAAATATTTAAGAGATTTATCCAAAGGGAATATGAAAAAAGTAGGGATTATCGCGACTTTAATCGGAAACCCGGAAGTGATTATTTTGGATGAACCTTTCGCTAATTTGGATCCAACAACAGTTAACAGATTAAAAAAAATCATCAAAGAACTAGCAGAAAACCCTAATGTTACAGTTTTGGTTTCTTCGCATGATTTGGTTCATACGGTTGAAGTTTGCAACAGAATTGTTGCACTGCATTTGGGCGAAGTGGTAAAAGACATCAAAACATCACCGGAAACTCTGAAGGAATTAGAAGCCTTTTTCGCGGTTTAATCTCTTTTCTTTAACAAAGATTACACAAATTAACACGGATTTTTCTGTGACAATTTGTGTAATCTGTATTTTAACCCTACCTCTGGAGCTTTCTTAAGATACGTTATTAAACGTATTTATAAAATAAGAAGTCAGTATTTAGGGATAATGCAAAAACTTACCGCTTATTTTTTTGCCATATCAAAAAGAAACGTATTTTTACCAGTTAGTTATACTATTTATGACTTTTTTGCGTTATAACATTAAACGTTTTGCTTTGAAAACCAATACAATTAAATATTTCATCTTCTCGGGATTATTACTTTTTTTAATAGCCTGTTCAACCAAAAGAAACACATGGCTTTCAAGAAATTCACATGCACTTAGCACGAAAGATAACATTTTATACAATGGTGGAATTGCCTTAGACAAAGGAATTGAAGAAGTAAAAGCCCAAAACACTGATAATTTTTGGGAGATACTTCCAGTAGAAAGAATGCAGGTTTCCGAAGACAATCTCATGCCTGGCAATACTAAGAACGCCAATTTTGAGAAAGCAGAAACCAAAGCTACCAAAGCGATTCAGAAACATTCGATGAACATCGGTGGTTCAGAAAAAAACCCGCAAATGGACGAAGCATACATGATGCTCGGACAAGCAAGATACTATGATCAGCGATTTGTACCGGCTTTGGACGCGTTCAATTATGTGTTAAATAAATCTCCAAATAGTGATAAAATATACGAAGTAAAAATTTGGAGAGAAAAAACCAATATGCGTCTGGATAACGACGCTTTGGCGGTAAATAATCTTCGAAGACTGCTAAAGGAGATCAAATTTAAAGATCAGATTTTTGCTGATGCCAACGCTACTTTGGCTCAGGCATTTTTGAATTTACAGGAAAAAGATAGTGCTGTTGCCAAACTTAAAATCGCTAAAGAATATACCAAATCAAAAGAAGAAATATCGAGATACAATTATATTTTAGGTCAGGTTTATGAACAACTAGGCTATAAAGACAGCGCTTATGCCAGCTATCAAACCGTAATCGATATGCATAGAAAAGCGGCAAAATCTTATGTAATTCATGCGCATGCAAGACAAGCAGCGCAGTTTGATTATGAAAAAGGAGATACTGTTGCCTTTCTAAAAAAATACAAAG is part of the Flavobacterium sangjuense genome and harbors:
- a CDS encoding ABC transporter ATP-binding protein — protein: MIQVNNLTKRYNLGTMVLNMPDLEIPKGQSFGLVGNNGAGKTTFFSLLLDLIQPSSGHIINNEVQVDKSEAWKPFTSAFIDESFLIGYLTAEEYFYFIGDLRGQNKADVDDLLKKHEEFFNGEILNSKKYLRDLSKGNMKKVGIIATLIGNPEVIILDEPFANLDPTTVNRLKKIIKELAENPNVTVLVSSHDLVHTVEVCNRIVALHLGEVVKDIKTSPETLKELEAFFAV